The Idiomarina loihiensis L2TR genomic sequence CCGTTATGCATATGCTGGAAGAGGTGGTTCGCGATGGAACAGCCAAGGCAGCACAAGTGCCCGGATATCGTATTGCAGGAAAAACAGGGACTACGCGTAAAACCAAAGCAACAGGTGGGTACGGTGATGAATACGTCGCGTTGTTTGCGGGGATAGCTCCGGTTAGCGATCCGAAAGTGGTTGTGGTGGTGACAATAAACGAACCCGGCACTGATGACTATTATGGCGGTACAGCCGCTGCTCCGGTGTTCTCAAAAATTGTATCGCAAACTATGCGGCTACTGAATATACCGCCGGACAACCTGGATGATACACAGGTGCACGCCGCTGGCTTTGGGGGGGATAAATGATGAAGCTTGCAGAGTTGTTAACTATGCTGCCGACGTCGTTTTCCGTTCCGGATGTTACCGTTAGTGGTATAAAACTCGATAGTCGGCAAGTAGCCAATGGCGATGTTTTTGTCGCTATTCCGGGCTATGAAACCGATGGCCGCGCTTATATTGATGCAGCTATTGATGCTGGTGCAGCAGCAATTATTGCTGAAGCTCCGGGAATGGCTGTTGAACAGCGCCGGGGCGTGGTCGTTATCGGTTTTAGTGGCGTTCGTGAGCATCTCTCCCGCATCGCCGGTAATTTTTTCGGCCATCCATCAGAGAAAATGAACCTGGTTGGTGTGACCGGAACCAATGGTAAAACGTCGGTTACTCACATTATGGCCCAGTTGGCAAAAGCCCTGGGTATGGAAGCGGCTGTTATTGGTACAACCGGAAGTGGACTTATTGGTCGCTTATTACCTGAGCGTCATACCACACCAGATGCCGTTACCGTCCAACAACGTCTGGCTACGCTATTAGCTGAAGGCGCAGAACTGGTTGCTATGGAGGTGTCTTCACACGCACTGATACAGCGCCGTGTCGAGGCTTTACACTTTGCGGCGGCCGCCATAACCAATATTAGTCGGGATCATCTCGACTATCACGGCACCATGGAAAATTACGTGGCCGCAAAACAACGTTTATTTGCTGACTTTGGCGTGCAAAACCGAGTGGTTAACGCCGACGACGACACGTTAAGCCATTGGCAGCAGGATGATTTAGCCGATTTGTGGGTAAGTCTTAATGCCAGCCCCAACGAACCATGCCTGCAGGCGACTGGTGTTCAGTTCCATGAGCAGGGCTCGGTGTTCAGTTTAAATTGGCAGGGTGAATCCTGCGTCGTTGAAACTCCATTGTTGGGCCGTTTCAACGTTTATAACTTACTCTGCGCGGTTGCCGTACTGCTGAAACTGAATAAGCCACTTGCGGATATCGGCAAAGCCTGTGGCAGGTTGCAGCCCGTTCCCGGGCGGATGGAAGCCTTCCATAATAATCAGTCGCCGCTGGTGGTGGTTGACTACGCGCATACACCGGACGCTCTGCATCAGGTATTGAGTGCGCTGCGCCTGCATTGCAAGGGCCGTTTGTGGTGTGTGTTTGGCTGCGGCGGTGACCGTGACCGTGGCAAGCGTCCGCAAATGGGTAAAGTCGCGGCAGATTACGCTGATGTTGTTGTGGTTACCGATGACAACCCGCGGACAGAACCCGCGGAACAAATTATTGAAGATATTTTGACCGGCATTGCGGATAAAACTCAGGTTAAGGTTTGGCCGGGTCGCCGCGAGGCGGTGATACGTGCAATGCAGGAAGCCGGAAAAGATGACGTTGTATTACTCGCCGGTAAAGGACACGAAGACTATCAGGTTATTGGTACTCAACGCATTGACTATAACGAACGAGCGGTAGTCAGTGAATGGCTGCAAGGAGACTGCGCATGATCTCAGTATCACTGAAATGGATTGCGGAGCAGGTGGAAGGCCGCCTGATTGGCTCTGATTGTACAATTGATGCGGTGTCCACGGACACTAGAGCGGATTTAACCGACGCGTTATTTATAGCCTTAAAAGGCAAGAATTTTGATGCCCACGACTTTGTCGAACAGGCTATAGCTAAAGGCGCCGCGGCAATTATTTGCGAAAAGAAAGTGGATAGCGAGTGCCGCCAGATTATTGTCGAGAACAGCCGTCATGCGCTGGGGCGCTTAGGTGCGGCTATTAAGGCGAAGGTAGCGCCGAAAACCGTGGCTGTCACCGGCAGCAACGGTAAAACCACAGTAAAAGAAATGCTGGCTGCCATCTTATCTATTCGTCATCCGGTATTGGCCACGCAGGGTAACTTTAATAACGATATTGGTGTGCCGCTTACATTATTGCGCCTGCAGGAAGAACACAAATACGCAGTGGTTGAATTGGGCGCGAACCATCCGGGGGAAATTTCCTACACTACTGACTTGGTCAAGCCCGATGTTGCCATATTGAACAATGTGAGCGCTGCACACGTTGAAGGTTTCGGAAGTTTACACGGGGTTGCCCGTGCTAAAACTGAGATTTTCCGTGGAGTGGGAGGCCAGGGAACGGCCATTACCCCCCGCGACTCCGAATTTTATCCCTGCTGGCAACGCGCCTGCAGCGATATGCAGTGGAAGACTTTCGGCTTGAGCGATAGCGCCGACGTTTACGCCAGCGACGTAACACTGAACAGCGAAGGGCACCCGTCGTTTACTCTGCATTTAGGCGGAGAAACAAAACAGCTGGAGCTTAAACTAAGTGGTCGGCACAACGTGCTTAATGCTCTTTCTGCAGCAGCTGCGGCAAGTGAATTGGGTATATCACTGAATGATATCGCTAACGGTTTGCAGCAGGTTCAACCTGCCCAGGGGCGATTAACGACCATTAAAGTAAGTGATCACTTACGCATTATTGATGACACCTACAACGCCAGCGTTGCCTCAACGAAAGCTGCCCTGGATTTGCTAGGAAGTTACCAGGGCTATCGCATTTTTGTATTAGGCGATATGGGGGAATTGGGCGCCGATGCTCGAGCCTACCACGAAGACATTGGTGAGCATGCTATAGGCTCGGGTATTGATAACTTATACAGCCTGGGCGTGCTAAGCCAAAGTGCCAGTGAGGTCTTTAACGGCCACGGAGGCAAACACTTCGGTAGCTTACAGTCGCTGGTTGAGTCTGTTTTACAAAGACTTACAGAACAGACCGGCAAGCAACCTGTCACAGTGCTGGTTAAAGGCTCACGCTCCGCACATATGGAGCGCGTTGTTGCAGCGATACAGCAGGCTGTCACGGTCAGTGACAGCGTAGAGGATAAGCACGCATGTTAGTTTGGTTGGCGGAGTACCTAACCCAGTTTGAAAGCGCGTTTAACGTGTTTTCCTACTTAACCTTGCGGGCAATACTCAGTGTTTTGACCGCACTGGTTTTGTCGTTGTGGTTAGGACCAACATTAATTCGCCGTTTGCAGCGTTTACAGATAGGGCAAACGGTACGGGATGACGGCCCGGAAAGTCATTTAGTAAAAAGTGGTACGCCGACTATGGGCGGTGTATTGATACTGGCAGCCGTTCTGGGTTCTTCACTATTGTGGGCCGATCTCGATAACCGCTACGTTTGGGTTGTTTTATTGGTTACTACTGGCTTTGGTATCGTAGGATTTGTCGATGATTACCGCAAAGTTGTGCGCAAAGATCCGAAAGGTTTAATTGCTAAGTGGAAGTATTTCTGGCAGTCGGTCATTGCCAGCGTAGCAGCCGTTTACCTCTACTGGAGCAGTACTCAGGGCGCTGAAACGGCTCTTCTTGTTCCATTCTTTAAAGACGTTATGCCGCAGTTGGGCATGCTTTATATGCTCATGGCCTATTTCGTCATTGTTGGTACCAGTAATGCAGTTAACTTAACTGACGGCCTGGACGGCCTGGCCATTATGCCAACCATTATGGTCGCTGCGGCTTTGGGAATTTTCGCCTACGTATCCGGCAACGTGAATTTTGCAGAATATCTGCAAATTCCGTATTTGCCGCTGACCGCTGAGTTGTTGGTGGTGTGCACTGCTATTGTTGGCGCAGGTCTTGGCTTTCTCTGGTTCAATACTTATCCGGCCCTTGTATTTATGGGCGACGTGGGTTCTCTGGCCTTAGGTGCTGCACTTGGCATTATCGCGATATTGGTTCGGCAGGAGCTGGTGCTGTTCATTATGGGTGGTGTGTTTGTTATGGAAACCTTATCGGTGATGCTGCAGGTGGGTTCCTACAAATTGAGAGGCAAACGAGTTTTTCGAATGGCTCCAATTCATCATCATTACGAATTAAAAGGATGGCCAGAACCGCGGGTAATAGTGCGTTTCTGGATATTGTCACTCATTTTTGTGCTGATAGGACTCGCAACCTTGAAGTTGCGTTAAAAAATAATGACTAAAATAGCCTGGCAGAATACAAAACACATTGTTGTCCTTGGTCTTGGAAAGACCGGGGTGTCTGTGCTGCGCTATTTACAACATAAACGGCAGCAGGATCAGAAGCTTGCCGAGGTCAAAATTCAGGTTTTTGATTCGCGTGAGAACCCTCCGGGCCTGGAAGAAGCAAAACAAATACTGGGCGATGCTGAGCTGATTAATCGGCATTGGGAATTAGAAGACACGCTGGCGGCCGACTTAATTATAGC encodes the following:
- the murE gene encoding UDP-N-acetylmuramoyl-L-alanyl-D-glutamate--2,6-diaminopimelate ligase yields the protein MMKLAELLTMLPTSFSVPDVTVSGIKLDSRQVANGDVFVAIPGYETDGRAYIDAAIDAGAAAIIAEAPGMAVEQRRGVVVIGFSGVREHLSRIAGNFFGHPSEKMNLVGVTGTNGKTSVTHIMAQLAKALGMEAAVIGTTGSGLIGRLLPERHTTPDAVTVQQRLATLLAEGAELVAMEVSSHALIQRRVEALHFAAAAITNISRDHLDYHGTMENYVAAKQRLFADFGVQNRVVNADDDTLSHWQQDDLADLWVSLNASPNEPCLQATGVQFHEQGSVFSLNWQGESCVVETPLLGRFNVYNLLCAVAVLLKLNKPLADIGKACGRLQPVPGRMEAFHNNQSPLVVVDYAHTPDALHQVLSALRLHCKGRLWCVFGCGGDRDRGKRPQMGKVAADYADVVVVTDDNPRTEPAEQIIEDILTGIADKTQVKVWPGRREAVIRAMQEAGKDDVVLLAGKGHEDYQVIGTQRIDYNERAVVSEWLQGDCA
- a CDS encoding UDP-N-acetylmuramoyl-tripeptide--D-alanyl-D-alanine ligase, with the translated sequence MISVSLKWIAEQVEGRLIGSDCTIDAVSTDTRADLTDALFIALKGKNFDAHDFVEQAIAKGAAAIICEKKVDSECRQIIVENSRHALGRLGAAIKAKVAPKTVAVTGSNGKTTVKEMLAAILSIRHPVLATQGNFNNDIGVPLTLLRLQEEHKYAVVELGANHPGEISYTTDLVKPDVAILNNVSAAHVEGFGSLHGVARAKTEIFRGVGGQGTAITPRDSEFYPCWQRACSDMQWKTFGLSDSADVYASDVTLNSEGHPSFTLHLGGETKQLELKLSGRHNVLNALSAAAAASELGISLNDIANGLQQVQPAQGRLTTIKVSDHLRIIDDTYNASVASTKAALDLLGSYQGYRIFVLGDMGELGADARAYHEDIGEHAIGSGIDNLYSLGVLSQSASEVFNGHGGKHFGSLQSLVESVLQRLTEQTGKQPVTVLVKGSRSAHMERVVAAIQQAVTVSDSVEDKHAC
- the mraY gene encoding phospho-N-acetylmuramoyl-pentapeptide-transferase, yielding MLVWLAEYLTQFESAFNVFSYLTLRAILSVLTALVLSLWLGPTLIRRLQRLQIGQTVRDDGPESHLVKSGTPTMGGVLILAAVLGSSLLWADLDNRYVWVVLLVTTGFGIVGFVDDYRKVVRKDPKGLIAKWKYFWQSVIASVAAVYLYWSSTQGAETALLVPFFKDVMPQLGMLYMLMAYFVIVGTSNAVNLTDGLDGLAIMPTIMVAAALGIFAYVSGNVNFAEYLQIPYLPLTAELLVVCTAIVGAGLGFLWFNTYPALVFMGDVGSLALGAALGIIAILVRQELVLFIMGGVFVMETLSVMLQVGSYKLRGKRVFRMAPIHHHYELKGWPEPRVIVRFWILSLIFVLIGLATLKLR